One window of the Procambarus clarkii isolate CNS0578487 chromosome 27, FALCON_Pclarkii_2.0, whole genome shotgun sequence genome contains the following:
- the LOC138369076 gene encoding pneumococcal serine-rich repeat protein-like: protein MLNVRNTDMLSFVVSFHRVMREAAAATVTAPATASHSQPQQKQQPLPATPAAAATASHSRSSSHCQPQQQQPLPATAAATTASHCQPQLQQPLPATAANASHSSSSHCQPQQQQPLPATAAATTASHSSSSHCQPQQQQPLPATAAATASHSSQCQPQQQQPLPASAATASHSSSSHCQPQLQQPLPATAAAATASHSSSSHCQPQQQPLPATAANASHSSSSHCQLLQPLPATAAAATASHSCSNHCQPQLQQPLPATAAAATASHSSSSHCQPQQQPLSHCQLQQPLPATAAVTASHSSSHCQPQQQQPLPATAATASHSSSSHCQLQQQQSLPVTAAAATTASPAATAAAITSHSSLCQPQQQPQQQQKPLLATATAAAAATASHSSSSSSHCQPQQQQQPLPATAAAAATASPSSSSHCQPQQQQQQTLPAAAAVAGTSHTATASHSSSSLCQPQQQQPLPATVAAASASHSSSSHCQPQQQQPLPATAAAASASHSSSSLCQPQQQQPLPAAAAATASRSSRCQPHQPLPAAAATASCCSHCQPQQPLPATAAAATASHSSSSHCQPQQQQPLPATAAAVATANPSSSSHCQPQQQQPLSATAAAATVSHSSSSSHCQPQQQQSSSHCQLQQPLPAAAATASHSSSHCKSQQQPLPATAAAATASHSSSSHCQLQQQQSLPVTAAAATTASPAATAAAITSHSSLCQPQQQPQQQQKPLLATATAAAAATASHSSSSSSHCQPQQQQQPLPATAAAAATASPSSSSHCQPQQQQQQTLPAAAAVAGTSHSEYSSHCQPQQQQPLPATAAAATASHSSSSLCQPQQQQPLPATAAAVATANPSSSSHCQPQQPLPAAAATASCCSHCQPQQPLPATAAAATASHSSSSHCQPQQQQPLPATAAAVATANPSSSSHCQPQQQQPLSATAAAATVSHSSSSSHCQPQQQQ from the exons ATGCTCAATGTGAGAAACACGGACATGTTGTCCTTTGTGGTGTCCTTCCATCGTGTCATGcgagaggcag CAGCAGCCACTGTCACAGCACCAGCCACAGCCAGCCACAGCCAGccacagcagaagcagcagccactgccagccacaccagcagcagcagccactgccagccacagtagaagcagcagccactgccagccacagcagcagcagccactgccAGCCACAGCTGCAGCAACCACTGCCAGCCACTGCCAGCCACAGCTGCAGCAACCactgccagccacagcagccaatgccagccacagcagcagcagccactgccagccacagcagcagcagccactgccAGCCACAGCTGCAGCAACCActgccagccacagcagcagcagccactgccagccacagcagcagcagccactgccagccacagcagcagccactgccagccacagcagccaatgccagccacagcagcagcagccactgccAGCTTCTGCAGCCActgccagccacagcagcagcagccactgccAGCCACAGCTGCAGCAACCActgccagccacagcagcagcagccactgccagccacagcagcagcagccactgccagccacagcagcagccactgccagccacagcagccaatgccagccacagcagcagcagccactgccAGCTTCTGCAGCCActgccagccacagcagcagcagccactgccAGCCACAGCTGCAGCAACCACTGCCAGCCACAGCTGCAGCAACCActgccagccacagcagcagcagccactgccagccacagcagcagcagccactgccagccacagcagcagccact cagccactgccagctgcagcagccactgccagccacagcagcagTCACTGCAAGTCACAGCAGCAGCCActgccagccacagcagcagcagccactgccagccacagcagccactgccagccacagcagcagcagccactgccagctgcagcagcagcagtcactgccagtcacagcagcagcagcaaccactGCCAGcccagcagccacagcagcagccattaccagccacagcagcctctgccagccacagcagcaaccgcagcagcagcagaagccacTGCTAgccacagccacagcagcagcagcagccactgccagccacagcagcagcagcagcagccattgccagccacagcagcagcagcagccactgccagccacagcagcagcagcagccactgccAGCCCCAGTAGCAGCAGCCACtgtcagccacagcagcagcagcagcagacactgCCAGCTGCAGCAGCAGTGGCTGGGACCAGccaca cagccactgccagccacagcagcagcagcctctgccagccacagcagcagcagccactgccAGCCACAGTAGCAGCAGCCTctgccagccacagcagcagcagccactgccagccacagcagcagcagcctctgccagccacagcagcagcagcctctgccagccacagcagcagcagcctctgccagccacagcagcagcagcccctgCCAGCCGCAGCAGCAGCCACTGCAAGTCGCAGCAGCCGCTGCCAGCCACACCAGCCACTGCCAGCTGCTGCAGCCACTGCCAGCTGCTGCAGCCACTGCCAGCCGCAGCAGCCActgccagccacagcagcagcagccactgccagccacagcagcagcagccactgccagccacagcagcagcagccactgccagccacagcagcagcagtagccacTGCCAACcctagcagcagcagccactgtcagccacagcagcagcagccactgtcagccacagcagcagcagccactgtcagccacagcagcagcagcagccactgccagccacagcagcagca aagcagcagccactgccagctgcagcagccactgccagctgcagcagccactgccagccacagcagcagTCACTGCAAGTCACAGCAGCAGCCActgccagccacagcagcagcagccactgccagccacagcagcagcagccactgccagctgcagcagcagcagtcactgccagtcacagcagcagcagcaaccactGCCAGcccagcagccacagcagcagccattaccagccacagcagcctctgccagccacagcagcaaccgcagcagcagcagaagccacTGCTAgccacagccacagcagcagcagcagccactgccagccacagcagcagcagcagcagccattgccagccacagcagcagcagcagccactgccagccacagcagcagcagcagccactgccAGCCCCAGTAGCAGCAGCCACtgtcagccacagcagcagcagcagcagacactgCCAGCTGCAGCAGCAGTGGCTGGGACCAGccaca gtgaatacagcagccactgccagccacagcagcagcagcctctgccagccacagcagcagcagccactgccAGCCACAGTAGCAGCAGCCTctgccagccacagcagcagcagccactgccagccacagcagcagcagtagccacTGCCAACcctagcagcagcagccactgtcAGCCACAGCAGCCACTGCCAGCTGCTGCAGCCACTGCCAGCTGCTGCAGCCACTGCCAGCCGCAGCAGCCActgccagccacagcagcagcagccactgccagccacagcagcagcagccactgccagccacagcagcagcagccactgccagccacagcagcagcagtagccacTGCCAACcctagcagcagcagccactgtcagccacagcagcagcagccactgtcagccacagcagcagcagccactgtcagccacagcagcagcagcagccactgccagccacagcagcagcagtag
- the LOC138369077 gene encoding piggyBac transposable element-derived protein 4-like: MTMKHSEKHVIHDYWSKDSLVPSPVFNRYMSRDGFLLLLRCLHFENNENEDRHDRLCKGQLAFKQYIPSKQHRFGLKLFVLCDCETGIVMDMILYSGTDVDIPAQDPCGFSGSVIKTLMKLLLNNGKVHFQTCFPIYKPDRVIDCNINMRLVDKCNIMLRAVKCVSKSVKWMKKFFFHLIDVAMLNSFNKSVKSGKRPPIQKFSVALVSQLLARYGKEGSSSGVPATMPYAVPDRLRGNENFGVHMLEYMPSTASWDKGKRACVVCKNTQRREGKRRCISTWCIECKVPLCPVSCFAAYHTLAEF; this comes from the exons ATGACGATGAAACATTCTGAGAAACACGTCATCcatgattattggagcaaagacagccttgttccatcccCCGTGTTCAACAGGTACATGTCACGTGATGGGTTCCTGTTGCTTCTTAGGTGCCTGCACTttgaaaacaatgaaaatgaagacagacacgacagactttGTAAG GGACAACTGGCGTTCAAGCAGTACATCCCATCAAAGCAGCACCGGTTTGGACTAAAGTTGTTCGTGCTGTGCGACTGTGAAACTGGTATTGTCATGGACATGATACTGTATTCAGGTACAGACGTTGACATACCAGCTCAAGATCCATGTGGGTTCTCCGGCAGTGTCATCAAAACCCTCATGAAACTGTTGCtgaacaa TGGCAAAGTGCACTTTCAAACATGCTTCCCAATATATAAACCAGATCGTGTCATAGACTGTAACATCAACATGCGTCTGGTAGATAAATGTAACATTATGCTCCGTGCCGTCAAGTGTGTGAGTAAATCTGTGAAGTggatgaaaaaattctttttccaTCTCATTGATGTTGCCATGCTCAACTCTTTCAACAAATCAGTCAAATCAGGCAAGAGACCCCCAATACAAAAGTTCAGTGTTGCTCTAGTGTCACAACTGCTCGCAAGGTATGGCAAGGAGGGCTCATCGAGCGGGGTGCCAGCAACAATGCCATATGCAGTTCCAGACAGACTGAGAGGTAATGAGAATTTTGGTGTGCACATGCTCGAGTATATGCCAAGTACAGCATCATGGGACAAGGGAAAACGTGCCTGTGTTGTATGCAAGAACACTCAACGTAGAGAAGGCAAGCGAAGATGCATCTCCACCTGGTGCATTGAGTGCAAAGTTCCACTATGCCCTGTCagctgtttcgcagcatatcacacactcgcagagttctga